Proteins encoded in a region of the Lycorma delicatula isolate Av1 chromosome 6, ASM4794821v1, whole genome shotgun sequence genome:
- the 7B2 gene encoding secretogranin_V domain-containing protein 7B2 — translation MGLVTMLALASSFIGAMAYMPSGKEHLLTDSLLREVVDRMGRDLAESYLDYPTGSRLSMSALMARADKDLEDSSFYPDSPNPSLRDQEYIQHSTLWGHHYMTGGNGEGKNRINLPGGGVIVKTPNKVKSDAALPAYCNPPNPCPIGFTANDGCLEQFENTAAFSRDYQASQDCMCDSEHMFDCTEHESEQQAENLQDSELDRFVQQFQIEDQHKNLVAKKYHVKKDNNPFLLGERLPVAAKKGLNVEY, via the exons aTGGGTCTTGTAACAATGCTGGCTTTGGCCAGTAGCTTCATCGGAGCAATGGCATATATGCCAAGTGGCAAG GAACATCTCCTCACCGATTCATTGTTACGAGAAGTGGTGGACCGTATGGGACGAGATTTAGCTGAAAGTTATTTGGACTATCCTACCGGGAGCCGACTGTCAATGAGTGCTCTGATGGCAAGAGCCGATAAGGATCTTGAAGATTCCTCTTTCTATCCAGACAGTCCAAACCCTAGTCTTCGAGATCAAGAGTACATTCAGCATAGTACTCTCTGGGGCCACCATTATATGACAG gTGGAAATGGCGAAGGTAAAAACAGAATCAATTTACCTGGTGGAGGGGTTATAGTTAAAACTCCCAATAAAGTGAAATCAGATGCAGCATTACCAGCATACTGTAATCCTCCAAATCCATGTCCAATAGGATTcacag CAAACGACGGTTGTttggaacaatttgaaaatacagCAGCATTCAGCCGAGACTATCAAGCATCACAAGACTGTATGTGTGATTCAGAACACATGTTTGACTGCACTGAACATGAGAGTGAACAACAGGCAGAAAATTTACAAGATTCAGAATTAGATCGTTTTGTACAGCAGTTCcag attgagGACCAACATAAAAATCTGGTAGCAAAAAAATATCATGTCAAGAAG gataATAATCCGTTCCTGTTAGGAGAGAGACTTCCTGTCGCAGCAAAGAAAGGATTGAATGTGGAATACTGA